A single genomic interval of Bacteroidetes Order II. bacterium harbors:
- a CDS encoding DUF5103 domain-containing protein: MKQLFYLFLLIHLGGCAHMMGLQEEKTPISDTSIAPLPPIASIQLYAGTNQTQAPVIRLNSDEFLQLHFDVLSTDARPLSVYFFHEDVTGKRDLQPIEYMQLAREDVVLETRPSSHTQIPYTHYRYVFPNEKIQFRVSGRYTIRVTAQGRPEDIRFERTFFVYENVARLSNTAQFIQGNRRGGFDFWPELVVELPDHLTANVYDLTVCGYEHALNHPIICYKEPRLNFFPRITYGPNRHEAFAVKWDRRVLDLRRLQNGGKIEQVNRSLSPFKIKLMTEHYDQDLYSDGGRTYGNPLYEAHDVPTGYEALQAEYVDVVFRFIPVSKTALPFPVFLQGDFNEWKKDTPYKMTWSTEEQAYTLDVRLKQGLFEYRYHIDDPAFDQSQTSPWFNRTLRWQTLVFYKDTFLGSDRLLGMEQRIWE, encoded by the coding sequence ATGAAACAACTTTTTTATTTATTTTTACTCATCCATCTGGGTGGATGTGCCCACATGATGGGACTTCAAGAGGAGAAAACGCCCATTTCAGACACATCTATTGCTCCACTCCCACCCATTGCCTCCATTCAACTGTATGCAGGAACCAATCAGACCCAAGCCCCGGTCATCCGTTTAAACAGTGATGAATTCCTCCAATTGCATTTTGATGTACTCTCGACGGATGCAAGGCCCCTCTCGGTTTATTTTTTTCACGAAGATGTAACGGGAAAGCGAGATTTGCAACCCATAGAATACATGCAGCTTGCACGAGAGGATGTGGTTTTAGAGACACGCCCCTCCAGCCATACCCAAATCCCATATACCCACTATCGGTATGTTTTCCCTAACGAAAAGATACAATTTCGGGTCAGCGGGCGTTATACGATTCGGGTCACAGCACAAGGAAGACCAGAAGACATTCGGTTTGAACGAACGTTTTTTGTATATGAAAACGTGGCTCGGCTCTCCAACACAGCCCAATTCATTCAAGGAAACAGAAGAGGAGGGTTCGATTTTTGGCCGGAGTTGGTGGTAGAATTGCCCGATCATCTTACCGCTAATGTGTATGACTTAACCGTCTGTGGCTATGAACATGCGCTTAATCATCCTATAATTTGTTATAAAGAACCACGATTGAACTTTTTTCCCCGAATAACCTATGGTCCTAACCGTCATGAAGCCTTTGCCGTCAAATGGGATCGGCGGGTTCTGGATCTGCGTCGGCTACAAAACGGGGGCAAAATTGAACAGGTAAACCGCTCACTTTCGCCCTTTAAGATAAAACTGATGACAGAACACTATGACCAAGATTTATATAGTGATGGCGGACGAACTTACGGGAACCCCCTATATGAGGCACATGATGTGCCAACCGGATATGAAGCGCTACAAGCCGAATATGTGGATGTTGTGTTTCGGTTTATTCCAGTGTCAAAAACGGCATTGCCTTTCCCTGTGTTTCTTCAGGGTGATTTTAATGAATGGAAAAAGGATACACCTTATAAAATGACTTGGTCAACAGAAGAACAGGCTTATACACTGGATGTACGGCTTAAACAAGGCTTGTTTGAATACCGCTATCATATAGATGATCCAGCGTTTGACCAAAGCCAGACCTCTCCGTGGTTCAATCGCACCTTGCGTTGGCAAACACTTGTTTTTTATAAAGACACCTTTTTAGGAAGCGATCGTTTGTTGGGAATGGAGCAACGAATTTGGGAATAA
- a CDS encoding long-chain fatty acid--CoA ligase yields the protein MQKTLLQLVEEGYPLNKTGVCMAVKRDGQWVETPIEDFRKKVARFAMGLYGLGIRKGDRVGLHSENCTEWILCDLAILSLGAVTVPIYATQPGEQIKYILEDSETKVHITSSQKLFQVFAPYVDELPDLQLVGILGRFHDRMKTLDEVMAQGKALLNTEEAIYPAIVAAVEPEDLATLIYTSGTTGMPKGVMLTHWNIVSNVIAVKEHGFFINTEEHGGGKLLSYLPLSHIFERCMTFLAISSGFPMYFIPNIDTFTADIQEIKPVHFTTVPRLLEKVYTGIQTKVEATPGAKGKLARWAFHKANTYEVGTPKTGLGWKLADKLVLSKFRDLFGGNLVGITSGGAALPSKIMSFMNGIGIPTAQGYGLTETSPVLTIYNKDRLVAGSAGAILKGVELKLIPVEGGSGDEGEIVVRGPNIMKGYYKKPKETAEVLSEDGWFSTGDIGRLDHTGNLFITDRKKELLKLSTGKYIAPAPIENELVLTPEIEQAIVIGNGQKFCSALLVLNIPALLHEMKEAGHSLTEDQVWDHPEVRAHLMKVIKSCNKNLPHWEQIKDFRLLKEPFSIEGGELTPKLSMKRRVIQEKYGDVIASMYQE from the coding sequence ATGCAAAAGACGCTCTTGCAATTAGTCGAAGAAGGATACCCCCTTAACAAGACGGGTGTTTGTATGGCCGTAAAACGCGACGGGCAATGGGTTGAAACCCCAATTGAGGATTTCCGGAAAAAAGTAGCCCGCTTTGCGATGGGACTATACGGCCTGGGTATCCGGAAAGGGGATCGTGTTGGGCTTCACAGTGAAAATTGTACCGAATGGATCTTGTGCGATCTGGCCATTCTTTCCCTTGGAGCTGTCACGGTTCCCATTTATGCCACACAGCCAGGTGAGCAGATTAAGTATATCTTGGAAGATTCCGAGACCAAGGTCCATATCACTTCTTCGCAAAAACTGTTTCAGGTGTTTGCGCCTTATGTGGACGAATTGCCAGACCTGCAACTGGTGGGTATCTTAGGGCGGTTTCATGATCGGATGAAGACCCTTGATGAGGTTATGGCGCAGGGAAAGGCGCTTTTGAATACGGAGGAAGCCATCTACCCCGCAATAGTGGCTGCCGTTGAACCAGAAGACCTTGCAACGCTCATCTATACATCAGGGACAACCGGAATGCCCAAAGGGGTGATGTTGACCCATTGGAACATTGTTTCCAATGTGATTGCGGTGAAAGAGCATGGGTTTTTTATCAATACCGAGGAACACGGCGGCGGGAAGTTGTTGTCCTATTTACCCCTGTCCCATATTTTTGAACGTTGCATGACGTTTTTGGCGATTAGTAGTGGCTTCCCAATGTACTTTATCCCAAATATTGATACGTTTACCGCAGACATTCAGGAAATAAAGCCCGTCCACTTTACTACCGTTCCACGCTTATTGGAAAAAGTTTATACTGGCATTCAAACCAAAGTGGAGGCCACGCCAGGTGCTAAAGGCAAATTGGCACGTTGGGCATTCCATAAAGCCAATACCTATGAAGTTGGGACACCTAAAACCGGACTTGGCTGGAAATTGGCAGATAAATTGGTCTTGTCAAAATTTCGGGATTTGTTTGGAGGCAATTTGGTTGGAATTACCAGTGGTGGGGCGGCCTTGCCTTCTAAAATCATGAGTTTCATGAATGGGATTGGCATTCCAACGGCACAAGGGTATGGACTCACCGAAACCAGTCCGGTTTTGACGATTTATAACAAAGATCGGTTGGTAGCTGGTTCCGCAGGCGCTATCCTTAAAGGAGTGGAGCTGAAATTAATTCCCGTAGAAGGAGGGAGCGGGGACGAAGGCGAAATTGTGGTACGCGGCCCAAACATCATGAAGGGGTATTACAAAAAACCAAAAGAAACTGCCGAAGTACTCTCCGAAGACGGCTGGTTTTCAACCGGAGACATTGGGCGGTTGGATCACACCGGAAACTTGTTTATCACCGATCGTAAAAAAGAACTACTGAAACTTTCGACGGGTAAGTACATTGCTCCTGCACCCATCGAAAATGAATTGGTACTGACTCCAGAGATAGAACAAGCAATTGTAATTGGAAATGGACAAAAATTCTGTTCAGCGTTGTTGGTCTTGAACATACCTGCGTTGTTGCATGAAATGAAAGAGGCCGGACATAGCTTAACCGAAGACCAAGTTTGGGATCATCCAGAAGTTCGTGCACACCTGATGAAGGTAATCAAGTCTTGCAACAAAAACTTGCCACATTGGGAGCAGATTAAAGACTTCCGATTGTTAAAAGAACCTTTCAGCATTGAAGGGGGCGAATTGACGCCGAAACTCTCGATGAAGCGGCGGGTGATTCAGGAAAAATACGGGGATGTGATTGCCTCGATGTATCAGGAATAA
- a CDS encoding homogentisate 1,2-dioxygenase: protein MPFYHRLGDLPSKRHIQFRKPDGGLYQEEVIGAEGFSGISSIAYHLYPPTLVDAVLPPLAAKVEYVDDPALKHRHIKGHDFQPHGDYLTGREYIMGNNDVRLALVAPTEDMKVFYRNAEADEVVFVHEGRGVLKSMFGNLAFKSGDYVHIPRTITHQFVFDAGIQPRLLIIEGVGEIHFPRRYRNKFGQLLEHSPFCERDIRVPKDLVCHDETGAFEVQIRKNGFLNRLIYRYHPFDVVGWDGYMYPYATSIHDFEPITGRIHQPPPVHQHFEGHHFVICSFVPRLFDYHPAAIPAPYNHSNIDSDEVLFYVDGDFMSRRGINRGSFTLHPGGIAHGPHPGTIEASIGKKETHEWAVMVDTFRPLQLTQTALLLEDPVYMLSWQPERHT, encoded by the coding sequence ATGCCCTTCTATCATCGTTTGGGAGATTTACCTTCCAAAAGACATATACAGTTTCGTAAACCCGATGGTGGTTTATACCAAGAAGAGGTTATTGGTGCTGAAGGCTTTAGCGGGATTTCATCCATTGCATACCATTTATATCCGCCAACATTGGTGGATGCTGTCTTGCCACCCCTTGCGGCAAAAGTGGAATATGTGGATGATCCGGCGCTAAAACATCGGCACATCAAAGGCCATGATTTCCAGCCTCATGGAGATTATTTGACGGGACGTGAATATATCATGGGAAATAATGATGTGAGGTTGGCACTTGTGGCCCCAACCGAGGACATGAAGGTGTTTTACCGAAATGCAGAGGCCGATGAAGTGGTTTTTGTTCATGAGGGAAGGGGGGTTTTGAAAAGTATGTTCGGTAATTTGGCGTTCAAGTCGGGAGATTACGTTCATATTCCGCGCACCATCACCCACCAATTTGTGTTTGACGCGGGCATTCAGCCGAGACTTCTGATCATCGAAGGAGTTGGAGAAATCCATTTCCCACGGCGATATCGCAATAAGTTTGGGCAATTATTGGAACACAGTCCATTTTGTGAGCGGGATATTCGCGTCCCAAAAGACTTAGTCTGCCACGATGAAACAGGGGCATTCGAGGTACAAATACGCAAAAATGGTTTTTTAAACCGTTTGATTTACCGTTATCACCCCTTCGATGTGGTAGGTTGGGATGGATATATGTATCCCTACGCTACGTCCATTCACGATTTTGAACCGATTACAGGCCGAATTCACCAGCCGCCACCTGTACACCAACATTTCGAAGGACATCATTTTGTCATTTGTTCGTTTGTTCCCCGCCTGTTCGACTATCATCCAGCGGCCATTCCGGCGCCTTATAACCACTCCAATATAGATTCTGACGAGGTGCTGTTTTATGTGGATGGCGATTTTATGAGCCGCCGGGGCATCAATCGTGGTTCGTTCACCTTGCATCCAGGCGGGATTGCTCACGGACCCCATCCGGGAACCATAGAAGCCAGCATCGGAAAAAAGGAAACCCATGAATGGGCGGTTATGGTGGACACCTTCCGTCCGCTTCAACTGACCCAAACAGCACTCCTTTTGGAAGATCCGGTCTATATGTTGTCTTGGCAGCCGGAACGCCATACATAA
- a CDS encoding hydroxymethylglutaryl-CoA reductase yields the protein MFVPSLLLKQLYTFGSLKNTAQGVAFQIKNRLSDAEIVKILSVSLEGEEISLSQVSLVKSDGVILHPPDVSKESPIVLPLRDTLLVVAQVPHLVPGKHQIEVIFESKPFGKLKLKVEDGLGEDKQEVKIPRDDRDDYSEAAIKSRQQFVFEQTGHKIEHINHYSFDPHITAGNIEHFTGVAQIPIGLAGPILVNGEYAQGEFLVPMATTEGTLVASYNRGIKLMNLSGGVKCTVVQDAMQRAPVFVFDDARGARHFVSWVQDHFSEIAEHAEATSSVAKLKEIDAYLSNKFAYLRFNYRTGDAAGQNMVGRATFAACSWILDTYKDHHIAHFYLESNFATDKKASQINIMRTRGKRVTAECVVKRSVLQQVMRVEPEQLVYHSQVANIGSILSGANNNGCHSANGITAIFIATGQDVANVSESSAGILFSEVTKEGDLYISITIPSLIIATYGGGTGLATQRESLEMMGCYGRNGVYKLAEIIAGVVLAGELSLGSAISSSDWVSSHEQYGRNR from the coding sequence ATGTTTGTACCGAGCCTTCTGCTTAAACAGCTCTATACTTTTGGAAGCCTGAAAAACACAGCCCAAGGTGTTGCCTTTCAGATTAAGAACCGACTAAGTGATGCTGAAATCGTAAAAATTTTAAGTGTTTCATTGGAGGGTGAAGAAATTTCGCTTTCGCAAGTGTCTCTGGTTAAGTCAGACGGGGTTATCCTTCATCCGCCTGATGTCAGCAAAGAAAGCCCGATTGTCTTGCCGCTTCGGGATACGTTATTGGTCGTGGCCCAAGTGCCGCATCTTGTGCCAGGGAAGCACCAGATCGAAGTGATTTTTGAGTCCAAACCGTTTGGTAAGTTAAAACTGAAAGTAGAGGACGGGCTTGGAGAAGACAAGCAAGAAGTGAAAATCCCACGAGACGACCGTGACGATTATAGCGAAGCCGCTATAAAAAGCCGCCAACAATTTGTATTTGAACAAACGGGACATAAGATCGAGCACATTAACCACTATTCGTTTGATCCTCATATTACGGCAGGCAATATTGAGCACTTTACGGGGGTCGCACAAATACCGATTGGTTTGGCAGGGCCTATTCTGGTGAATGGCGAATATGCCCAAGGGGAATTTCTGGTTCCGATGGCAACAACAGAAGGGACTTTGGTTGCGTCCTATAACCGAGGGATTAAGCTCATGAACTTGTCGGGTGGGGTTAAATGCACGGTGGTACAAGATGCCATGCAACGGGCGCCCGTTTTTGTTTTTGACGATGCACGGGGTGCCCGCCATTTTGTTTCGTGGGTGCAGGATCATTTTTCCGAAATCGCCGAACATGCCGAAGCCACCAGTAGTGTCGCCAAACTAAAAGAAATTGATGCGTATTTGTCCAATAAATTTGCGTATCTCCGGTTTAATTACAGAACGGGCGATGCTGCGGGCCAAAACATGGTGGGAAGGGCCACATTTGCGGCTTGTAGTTGGATTTTAGACACCTATAAAGATCACCATATTGCCCATTTTTATTTGGAGTCAAATTTTGCGACTGATAAAAAAGCCTCGCAAATTAACATCATGCGGACGCGGGGCAAGCGGGTTACAGCCGAATGCGTGGTGAAGCGAAGTGTTTTGCAGCAAGTGATGCGAGTGGAGCCCGAACAGTTGGTTTACCACAGCCAAGTGGCCAATATTGGCTCTATTTTATCGGGCGCAAACAACAATGGTTGTCACTCTGCCAATGGGATTACGGCTATTTTTATTGCGACAGGACAAGATGTGGCCAATGTTTCGGAGTCCTCGGCAGGTATTTTGTTTAGCGAAGTCACGAAAGAAGGAGATTTATATATCTCTATTACCATTCCTTCGTTGATTATTGCCACTTATGGCGGAGGTACGGGATTGGCCACACAGCGCGAATCTCTTGAGATGATGGGCTGCTATGGTCGAAATGGGGTGTACAAACTTGCGGAAATTATTGCAGGTGTGGTATTAGCTGGGGAATTAAGCCTGGGTTCTGCCATTTCTTCTTCCGACTGGGTTTCAAGCCATGAACAGTATGGCCGGAACCGTTAA
- a CDS encoding 4Fe-4S binding protein, whose product MTANPSYAFSRPIGLGILLTGLLICLIAALGYGPKGPIFSLIAGIGGTTFGSIWYIWATYQHTWPGIKNNYVMQNTFTARGVGGWFLGFLLTGFYVLLYWFPEYLKNMVAITEPLSQWMRGVPADQWFLYGLFYTLAVLVMGVRMLYKYRHNRYQIFRTLSVMFFQTMFAFIVPAVLKLMNEPEFYFHYFWPLDYDYLFPSTVQWLSNGASVAFFALIVGIVMTFVVTPLLTYFFGKRWYCSWVCGCGGLAETLGDPFRQLSDKSLGAWKVERWMIHTVLLLIVVLTALLWLNSWQQGAFLGTFSQSYAKWYGFWIGSVFSGVIGVGFYPIMGSRVWCRFGCPMAALMGLQQKWFSRFRITTNGGQCISCGNCSTYCEMGIDVRWYAQRGQNIVRASCVGCGVCAAVCPRGVLKLENGAPDRNERFGKTVIIPADNVDILT is encoded by the coding sequence ATGACAGCAAACCCTTCCTATGCGTTCTCCAGACCTATTGGGCTTGGTATTTTACTTACAGGGCTATTAATCTGCTTGATAGCTGCCTTGGGATATGGCCCCAAAGGACCAATTTTCTCGCTGATAGCGGGGATTGGCGGCACAACTTTTGGGAGTATTTGGTACATTTGGGCTACGTACCAGCATACTTGGCCCGGTATCAAGAACAATTATGTGATGCAAAACACGTTTACGGCACGCGGAGTGGGCGGGTGGTTTTTGGGATTTTTGCTTACAGGTTTTTATGTACTGCTGTATTGGTTTCCCGAATATCTAAAAAACATGGTCGCCATCACCGAGCCGCTGAGTCAATGGATGCGTGGTGTTCCTGCTGATCAGTGGTTTTTGTACGGTTTGTTTTACACCTTGGCCGTTTTGGTGATGGGAGTCCGGATGCTTTATAAGTATCGTCATAACCGCTATCAAATTTTCCGGACGCTTTCCGTCATGTTCTTCCAAACCATGTTTGCATTTATCGTTCCGGCAGTGCTAAAGCTCATGAACGAGCCGGAATTTTATTTCCATTATTTTTGGCCATTGGATTATGACTATTTATTCCCCTCGACCGTACAATGGCTTTCTAATGGGGCTTCGGTTGCTTTTTTTGCGTTGATTGTGGGCATCGTGATGACTTTTGTTGTGACGCCCCTGCTCACCTATTTTTTTGGCAAACGGTGGTATTGTTCTTGGGTTTGTGGTTGTGGCGGATTGGCAGAAACCCTCGGAGACCCCTTCCGGCAATTATCAGACAAATCGCTAGGGGCTTGGAAAGTAGAACGGTGGATGATCCATACGGTGCTTCTGCTCATTGTCGTGCTTACGGCATTGTTATGGCTTAATTCATGGCAACAAGGTGCCTTTCTTGGGACATTCTCGCAATCATATGCCAAGTGGTATGGTTTCTGGATAGGTTCTGTTTTTTCGGGGGTCATTGGCGTGGGATTTTACCCAATCATGGGGTCGCGGGTATGGTGTCGCTTTGGTTGCCCGATGGCGGCACTAATGGGGCTACAGCAAAAGTGGTTTTCCCGTTTCAGAATTACGACCAACGGCGGTCAGTGTATTTCCTGCGGGAATTGTTCTACCTATTGTGAAATGGGGATTGATGTTCGATGGTATGCCCAACGCGGCCAAAACATCGTTCGTGCTTCTTGTGTAGGCTGTGGCGTTTGCGCCGCCGTATGTCCAAGAGGTGTGTTAAAATTGGAAAATGGGGCGCCAGACCGGAACGAACGCTTTGGCAAAACGGTTATAATACCTGCCGATAACGTGGATATTCTGACCTAA
- a CDS encoding serine hydrolase — MNIYRILLIGMLLATPGFGQSLRRDTVLENRLQALAKPFNGTVGIYVQHLKTGRFAAVNPDSLFPTASMIKVPIMAGLFNKIHKGEIKYHDTWTYKDSLLYAGEDLLGSFKDGEKISVSKVAMLMITTSDNTASLWCQLMAGTGTAINALMQQSGLAHTRVNSRTPGREAMRGLYGWGVTTPREMTQLMISIRKGNLISPAASEEMYRNLTRIYWNDEALSQIPPTIQVASKQGAVDRSRSETVLVNAPSGDYAFTVITKNQTDTRWVYENEGFVLLRQVSALLWRYFEPKHPWKPAEGMKLFWD; from the coding sequence ATGAACATCTACCGCATCCTCCTAATAGGTATGTTACTGGCTACACCGGGCTTCGGCCAGTCTCTTCGACGGGACACCGTCCTCGAAAACCGCCTTCAGGCACTTGCCAAACCTTTCAATGGCACGGTAGGCATTTACGTCCAACACCTTAAAACGGGCCGTTTTGCCGCTGTAAACCCAGACAGCCTTTTTCCAACGGCCAGTATGATAAAAGTACCCATCATGGCTGGTCTTTTCAACAAAATCCATAAAGGAGAAATCAAGTATCACGATACTTGGACCTATAAAGACTCTTTGCTTTACGCCGGAGAAGACTTGTTAGGCTCGTTTAAAGATGGGGAAAAAATAAGTGTAAGCAAGGTGGCCATGCTTATGATTACCACCAGTGATAATACGGCTTCTCTTTGGTGTCAGTTGATGGCTGGTACAGGAACTGCAATTAACGCCTTGATGCAACAAAGTGGCTTGGCGCATACCCGCGTCAATTCACGTACACCAGGCAGAGAAGCCATGCGTGGCCTCTATGGCTGGGGCGTCACCACACCACGAGAAATGACGCAATTGATGATCAGCATCCGCAAAGGCAACCTAATTAGTCCTGCTGCCAGCGAGGAAATGTATCGAAACCTTACCCGAATTTATTGGAACGACGAAGCCCTTTCACAGATTCCACCCACCATTCAAGTGGCCTCAAAACAAGGTGCAGTGGACCGTTCCCGATCCGAGACGGTATTGGTTAATGCACCTTCCGGAGATTACGCGTTTACCGTGATTACCAAAAACCAAACCGATACGAGATGGGTGTACGAGAATGAAGGATTTGTCCTATTAAGACAAGTTTCGGCTTTGTTGTGGCGCTATTTTGAACCCAAACATCCGTGGAAGCCCGCCGAGGGTATGAAATTGTTTTGGGACTGA